One genomic segment of Vibrio nitrifigilis includes these proteins:
- a CDS encoding flavin-containing monooxygenase, producing MKENSNYIDTLIVGGGQAGVAMSEHLTRADVPHVVLEKGRIAEAWRSVRWDSLVANGPAWHDRFPGLTFTGEGPDSFVKKDRVADYFAEYAEKFQSPIKTGVEVSKVVRNESGRGFVIETSEGTWIAERIVSATGPFQVPVIPAIAPKDDELYQIHSAHYRNPEQLPEGSVLVIGAGSSGVQIADELQRSGKTVYLSVGPHDRPPRSYRQRDFVWWLGVLGLWDATATEPGKEHVTIAVSGAHGGKTIDFRELAQQGLNLVGRTDSFNDGNVYFNNDLAANINAGDDNYLSLLDMADEYIERNKLDLPEEPEARSFLADPECMTNPTTALNLAEAGITTIIWATGFDTDYSWLQVDAFDENNKPAQQRGVSKEQGVYFIGLPWLSRRGSTFIWGVWHDAKYIADQIVIQRQYQQYRIEE from the coding sequence ATGAAAGAAAATAGTAATTATATCGACACATTAATTGTGGGTGGTGGGCAAGCTGGTGTAGCGATGAGCGAACACCTAACCCGCGCCGATGTTCCGCATGTTGTTTTAGAAAAAGGTCGTATTGCTGAAGCATGGCGTTCTGTACGCTGGGATTCACTGGTTGCGAACGGACCGGCTTGGCATGACCGCTTTCCTGGTCTTACTTTTACTGGTGAAGGTCCAGATAGTTTCGTTAAGAAAGATCGTGTTGCCGACTATTTCGCCGAATATGCTGAAAAATTTCAATCACCAATCAAAACTGGCGTAGAAGTATCTAAAGTTGTACGCAATGAATCTGGCCGTGGTTTCGTGATTGAAACCTCAGAAGGTACTTGGATTGCTGAGCGTATTGTCTCTGCAACGGGTCCCTTCCAAGTTCCAGTTATTCCAGCTATCGCGCCAAAAGATGATGAGCTCTATCAAATCCATTCGGCACATTATCGCAACCCAGAACAACTTCCTGAAGGCAGTGTTTTGGTTATCGGTGCCGGTTCGTCAGGCGTACAAATTGCCGATGAACTACAACGTTCAGGCAAAACAGTTTATCTCTCTGTTGGTCCGCATGATCGTCCACCGCGCAGTTATCGCCAGCGTGATTTTGTTTGGTGGTTAGGTGTGCTCGGCCTCTGGGATGCAACGGCAACAGAACCCGGTAAAGAACATGTAACGATTGCAGTAAGTGGCGCTCATGGTGGCAAAACCATCGATTTCCGAGAGCTTGCACAGCAAGGTTTGAACCTAGTAGGTCGCACCGATTCGTTTAATGATGGCAATGTTTATTTTAATAATGACTTAGCTGCCAATATTAATGCGGGAGATGATAACTATCTATCGTTATTAGACATGGCAGATGAATACATCGAGCGTAATAAACTTGATCTTCCTGAAGAGCCAGAAGCGAGAAGTTTCCTTGCTGATCCTGAGTGTATGACTAATCCAACCACGGCGTTGAACCTTGCCGAAGCTGGGATTACCACCATCATCTGGGCAACTGGTTTTGATACTGATTACAGCTGGTTACAAGTGGATGCGTTTGATGAAAATAACAAACCCGCTCAACAACGCGGAGTGTCTAAAGAACAAGGTGTGTATTTCATTGGCTTACCTTGGCTATCTCGTCGTGGTTCAACGTTTATTTGGGGTGTGTGGCATGATGCCAAATACATTGCCGATCAAATCGTGATTCAGCGTCAATACCAACAATACCGCATTGAAGAATAA
- a CDS encoding RidA family protein yields MMPTHKRIRMFNTKETYPNQSLDNDLCQAVVAGNTVYVRGQIGTDFDGNLVGLGDPTAQAEQAMKNVKQLLEEAGSDLSHIVKTTTYIIDPRYREPVYREVGRWLKGVYPISTGIVVAGLAQPEWLMEIDVIAVIPEE; encoded by the coding sequence ATGATGCCAACTCATAAACGAATTCGTATGTTCAATACCAAAGAAACGTACCCTAACCAGTCGTTAGATAATGACCTTTGCCAAGCCGTTGTTGCCGGAAATACTGTGTATGTCCGTGGTCAAATTGGGACAGATTTTGATGGTAATTTGGTTGGATTAGGCGATCCTACCGCGCAAGCTGAACAGGCAATGAAGAACGTTAAGCAGCTGCTAGAAGAAGCGGGAAGTGATCTTTCTCATATCGTGAAAACAACCACTTACATTATAGACCCACGTTATCGTGAGCCTGTTTACCGTGAAGTCGGTCGCTGGCTAAAAGGTGTTTATCCTATTTCGACCGGGATTGTTGTAGCTGGACTCGCGCAACCGGAATGGTTAATGGAAATTGACGTTATTGCAGTCATCCCTGAAGAATAA
- a CDS encoding DUF1028 domain-containing protein has translation MTISIAARCPKTGQLGIAISSSSICVGARCPWLLAGVGAVSSQNITLPSLGHKMLSALEAGKTPQEAIKQAIKEDEHSAYRQLTIIDIHGESACFSGTETLGIHNLVQGNNCVAAGNMVANTEVIDAMVKAFEDSEESLTASLLIALEAGLQQGGEMGPVHSAAVKVVDDYPWPLVDLRVDWADDNPIKELKKLWQDYEPQMEAYVTRALDPREAPSYGVPGNE, from the coding sequence ATGACGATCTCTATAGCGGCGCGTTGCCCGAAAACTGGGCAACTGGGCATTGCCATTAGTTCTTCAAGTATTTGCGTTGGGGCGCGCTGTCCTTGGTTGTTAGCTGGGGTGGGGGCGGTATCAAGCCAAAATATCACCCTGCCTTCACTCGGCCACAAAATGCTTAGTGCGTTAGAAGCAGGAAAAACACCTCAAGAAGCGATAAAGCAGGCCATAAAAGAAGATGAGCATAGTGCTTATCGTCAATTGACGATCATTGATATTCACGGCGAAAGTGCTTGTTTTAGCGGTACAGAAACATTAGGTATTCACAACTTAGTGCAAGGTAACAACTGCGTTGCGGCTGGTAACATGGTGGCGAATACTGAGGTGATAGATGCCATGGTGAAAGCGTTTGAGGATTCTGAAGAAAGCTTGACTGCCAGTTTGCTTATTGCACTTGAAGCCGGGTTACAACAAGGTGGTGAAATGGGGCCTGTTCATTCCGCGGCAGTGAAGGTGGTGGATGACTATCCTTGGCCACTGGTCGATTTGCGAGTTGATTGGGCTGACGACAACCCTATCAAAGAACTGAAAAAGCTTTGGCAAGATTATGAACCACAAATGGAGGCTTATGTAACAAGAGCACTTGATCCACGTGAAGCGCCAAGTTACGGAGTCCCTGGAAATGAATAA
- the argE gene encoding acetylornithine deacetylase, which translates to MNNSFQLDSVRDILGQLLKFDTTSRESNLDLMMFIKEYLETVGVESTLIFNQEHTKANLYARLGPSGDGGVMLSGHTDVVPVDGQKWSVPPFIMTERDGKCYGRGSADMKGYIACVLAAIPHFQQSQLRMPLHLAFSYDEEVGCLGVRSLIEHIQASADKPLMCIVGEPTEMKPVFGHKGKVAMRCKVEGHACHSAYAPDGVNAIEYAAKLISRATELSESLEAIKDDRFSPPFSTMQTGVIQGGSALNIVPEFCFFDIEMRYLPGMDAGVTFGSLIEYAQNTLQPKMNKKHPESNIKFESLSSYPPLLTDPQSEFAQLVASWSDNDQFETVAFGTEGGLFDELGIATVVCGPGSMAQGHKPDEFVTVEQLELCTHMLKNLRQWMTES; encoded by the coding sequence ATGAATAATTCATTTCAGCTAGATAGTGTGCGAGATATTCTTGGTCAGTTATTGAAATTTGATACCACAAGTCGAGAATCAAACCTCGACTTGATGATGTTTATTAAAGAGTATTTAGAAACAGTGGGTGTAGAGTCCACACTCATCTTTAATCAAGAGCACACCAAGGCGAACTTATACGCGCGATTAGGTCCAAGTGGCGATGGTGGTGTAATGCTATCGGGACACACCGATGTTGTTCCGGTGGATGGACAAAAGTGGAGTGTTCCACCGTTTATTATGACTGAACGTGACGGTAAATGTTACGGACGTGGCAGCGCTGATATGAAAGGCTATATTGCCTGTGTATTAGCCGCTATACCGCATTTTCAGCAGAGTCAGTTACGAATGCCACTGCACTTGGCTTTTTCTTATGATGAAGAAGTCGGTTGTTTGGGTGTTCGTAGTCTAATCGAACATATCCAAGCCTCTGCGGATAAGCCACTGATGTGTATTGTCGGTGAACCAACGGAAATGAAACCAGTGTTTGGTCATAAGGGCAAAGTAGCGATGCGTTGTAAGGTTGAGGGGCATGCATGCCACTCTGCGTATGCGCCTGATGGAGTCAATGCGATTGAATATGCTGCAAAACTTATTTCCAGGGCAACGGAGCTCTCAGAGTCTTTAGAAGCGATTAAAGATGATCGATTTTCACCCCCTTTTAGTACTATGCAGACAGGGGTTATCCAAGGTGGAAGTGCATTAAATATCGTGCCTGAATTTTGTTTTTTTGATATTGAAATGCGTTACCTACCGGGTATGGATGCAGGCGTTACATTTGGTTCACTGATTGAGTATGCACAGAACACGTTGCAGCCGAAAATGAACAAAAAGCATCCAGAATCCAATATCAAATTTGAATCTCTATCGTCCTATCCGCCGTTATTAACGGACCCTCAGTCAGAGTTTGCTCAATTAGTAGCGAGTTGGAGCGACAATGATCAATTTGAAACAGTAGCATTCGGGACTGAAGGTGGCTTATTTGATGAACTCGGTATTGCCACTGTAGTTTGTGGCCCTGGAAGTATGGCACAAGGTCATAAGCCGGATGAGTTTGTCACTGTTGAGCAATTAGAACTTTGCACTCATATGCTGAAAAACCTACGCCAGTGGATGACCGAAAGTTAA
- a CDS encoding DeoR/GlpR family DNA-binding transcription regulator produces the protein MLTSKRHDDILKLLEQNERITTKELSECLNTSPTTIRTDLAYLESLNLIQKFHGGAALVKKTSPLSELIFSNREHLNHEEKNIITDEALNHIQDGQCIILDASSTSLMLSKKLGQFSKLTVVTNGIYNMLVLKDMPSINIIFIGGVVTKDSGSIEGLLGEDLVKNISADAIFFSAHGLSQNEGATDFNLYEVSLKNLMASRAKRKIALIDHSKIGNTSVASFCKFADINLLITDQKADKAIINDFTKHGLDVTIA, from the coding sequence GTGCTAACGTCTAAAAGACACGATGATATTCTTAAGTTATTGGAACAAAACGAAAGAATTACCACTAAAGAACTCAGTGAATGTTTAAATACCTCGCCTACGACGATCCGGACTGATCTTGCCTACCTAGAAAGCTTAAACCTCATTCAAAAGTTCCATGGCGGCGCAGCGCTAGTCAAAAAAACCAGTCCACTCAGTGAATTAATATTTTCAAACCGTGAACATTTAAATCACGAAGAGAAAAACATCATTACTGATGAAGCGTTAAATCATATACAAGATGGCCAATGCATCATCTTAGATGCCAGTTCTACATCGCTCATGCTCTCGAAAAAGCTTGGCCAATTTAGCAAACTCACCGTCGTCACCAACGGTATCTACAACATGTTGGTGCTTAAAGACATGCCCAGCATCAATATTATTTTTATTGGTGGCGTGGTCACAAAAGACTCCGGTTCTATTGAAGGATTACTTGGGGAAGATCTGGTGAAAAATATCTCGGCTGATGCCATCTTCTTTTCTGCACACGGTTTGTCACAGAATGAGGGCGCGACAGATTTTAATTTATACGAAGTCTCATTAAAAAACTTGATGGCCAGCCGCGCCAAACGCAAGATCGCGCTGATCGATCACTCCAAAATAGGCAACACGTCGGTCGCATCATTCTGCAAATTTGCTGATATCAACCTTCTCATCACCGATCAGAAAGCAGATAAAGCAATTATCAACGACTTCACTAAACATGGTTTAGATGTCACCATCGCGTGA
- the pdxA gene encoding 4-hydroxythreonine-4-phosphate dehydrogenase PdxA → MSDFKPITAVTMGDPAGIGPEIVLRMMKDSKELYDQCKPFIIGSLPILQKTEDVIGVTQPIVYNKISDPSEGKYQFGVIDVLEPNQYDCSSVVYGEVQELAGRMSVDYIMKSIELGKAGKIDAVSTAPIHKRAIKLAGVTQPGHTELYQDETDSKYALTMFSTHKLRVFFVSRHMALKDAIDFASKDVVLDFVKNINTELTQINFKNPLIAVAAMNPHGGDNGLFGREEIDQLITAVEEAKKLGINAVGPLPADSVFYQGKDGRFDAILSLYHDQGHIACKTYDFEKSITITFGLPFMRSSVDHGTAFDIAGKGIAQSVSMLESTIKVAEYAKMKHDNQ, encoded by the coding sequence ATGAGTGATTTTAAACCTATTACTGCTGTAACAATGGGAGATCCAGCAGGTATCGGTCCAGAAATCGTATTAAGAATGATGAAGGACAGCAAAGAACTCTATGATCAATGCAAACCTTTTATCATTGGCAGTCTTCCAATCCTACAAAAAACTGAAGACGTCATCGGTGTTACCCAGCCTATCGTTTACAACAAAATCAGTGACCCAAGTGAAGGTAAGTATCAATTTGGTGTGATTGATGTTCTTGAACCTAACCAATATGACTGCTCATCCGTGGTGTACGGAGAAGTGCAAGAGCTTGCTGGTCGCATGAGTGTGGATTACATCATGAAATCAATTGAGCTTGGTAAGGCAGGCAAAATTGATGCGGTATCAACGGCGCCAATTCACAAGAGAGCCATCAAACTCGCTGGGGTGACACAGCCTGGCCATACTGAACTTTATCAAGATGAAACCGACTCTAAATATGCGCTCACTATGTTCTCTACTCATAAATTGCGCGTGTTCTTCGTGAGCCGTCATATGGCGCTAAAAGATGCGATTGATTTTGCGTCTAAAGATGTCGTGCTTGATTTCGTAAAAAACATTAATACGGAGTTAACACAAATCAACTTCAAAAATCCATTAATTGCGGTTGCTGCGATGAACCCACATGGTGGTGATAATGGTCTGTTTGGTCGCGAAGAAATTGACCAATTGATTACAGCGGTTGAAGAAGCGAAAAAACTCGGTATTAATGCTGTCGGTCCATTGCCTGCCGACTCAGTATTCTATCAAGGTAAAGATGGCCGCTTTGATGCCATTTTGTCGCTTTATCACGACCAAGGTCATATTGCGTGTAAAACATATGACTTTGAAAAATCGATCACCATTACTTTCGGTTTGCCATTTATGAGAAGTTCCGTTGACCACGGCACGGCTTTTGACATTGCTGGTAAAGGGATTGCTCAATCCGTAAGTATGCTTGAATCCACTATTAAAGTTGCCGAATACGCCAAAATGAAACACGACAACCAGTAA